From Staphylococcus sp. IVB6214:
CGTTTGCGCGGATTTCTAATAAGCTATCAGCAATAATGTCACGTGCTGCAGATATATCATGTACGATTTCTCGCGCTGTTTCATCAGTGCCTCCTGTGGCCACAACTTCTGTCTTAGCCGCTTCTTTCAACTTGTCTTCAGTCTGTTTGACATTCAACTGTTGTTTCACGATCAAACGCAACATCTCTTCCTGACGCTCTGCTGACAAGCCAACAAGTGCTCTGCCATGACGTTCCGTAATTTGGTGATCACGGATTGCTTGTATGACACATGGTGTTAGTTTCAACAACCGCAACTTGTTGGCGATAAAGCTCTGACTTTTTCCAACACTTTTTGCGAGTTCTGCTTGTGTAATACCTTCAAACGCTAAGAGTTTCTTGTACGCTTCAGCTTCTTCTACTGCCGACAAGTTTTCACGCTGAATATTTTCAATCAACGCAACAACTGCTGTTTCTTCATCATCAAGCTGACGTACAAGTACTTCCGCTTCAGTCATCTGATTCATCTGTAAAGCACGAAAGCGACGTTCTCCTGCGATAATCTCATACATATTTTCTTCAATCGGGCGCACGACGATTGGCTGTAATAAGCCGTGCTCACGAATAGATTCCGCAAGTTCTTCAATACGTGCACGATCAAATGTCTGACGTGGCTGATAACGGTTCGGAACGATGCGCTCTATGCGAATCGTCTCAACACCGTGACGCTCTGTTTCTGATACTTCTAATAATGCATCTTTATTTTTAAGTCCAAACAACTTGGAAAAGGGCTTCTTCATACGCATCTCTCACTTT
This genomic window contains:
- a CDS encoding ParB/RepB/Spo0J family partition protein; the encoded protein is MKKPFSKLFGLKNKDALLEVSETERHGVETIRIERIVPNRYQPRQTFDRARIEELAESIREHGLLQPIVVRPIEENMYEIIAGERRFRALQMNQMTEAEVLVRQLDDEETAVVALIENIQRENLSAVEEAEAYKKLLAFEGITQAELAKSVGKSQSFIANKLRLLKLTPCVIQAIRDHQITERHGRALVGLSAERQEEMLRLIVKQQLNVKQTEDKLKEAAKTEVVATGGTDETAREIVHDISAARDIIADSLLEIRANGIKFEQKEQDHDDYYEIRLKIYRK